The stretch of DNA GTTTCCGAGGTTCGGCAACCCCCCTTCAGTCAAGGATTTCCACGGAGCAAAAAATATGAAGATTTTCCGTACACCCTGCGGTTCAGTCCTTGAGGTGTGGAATGATTTCTTTGAATACGTCGATGCCGTAGTTCACGTCAGGGCTGGAGTTTGAAAGAGCGAAGTGGTTCATCCCGATATCCTTGTAGACCTCGATCTTCTTGATCAGATCTTCCGGGTCGGTTGCTATGACGAAGGACGCTTCCTTTGCTTCACGGCTCATAAGGTTGCCGTGCATCTCAATTTCTCGTGAATCATAGACCTTGTACGTTACCATGGCAGGTGCCAGTGCTCCGCACCAGAAGTCCAGGGCATCGAGGGCCTTCTCGTAGTCGGGATCGATGGAGTAGAAGAGCGTCATTGTGCGCTCCATTTCGTCCGGATTCTTCCCCGCATCTCTCGCACCCTTTTCAAAGTTTGGCAGGGTAACGTTCTTCAGATGATCCGGCGGAGAAATCACTGTAATAAGGTGGTCGCCGTGTTGTCCGGCAACATACGATCCGATCGGGCCAATTCCACTGAAGTAGAGGGGAACCTCATCTTCGGGCTTTGTGTACAGGAACGCCTTGTCGAGGGAGTAATAATCGCCCTTGAAGGTGACGTTTTCGTCGCTTTCCCAGAGCTTCCGCATCACTTCGACGGCCTCGACAGTCATTGCCCGGCGTTCGGCTCCACTTGGCCATTTGCCGACAACCGGGACTTCATTCATGGCCTCGCCGGAACCGACGGCAAGTCCCACTCTTCCCGGATACATCTGGCGCATTGTTGCAAATGCCTGGGCGACAATTGCCGGCTGGTAGCGCAGGATCGGACAGGTGATACAGGTGGACATGAAGATCTTCTTTGTCGCCTGAAGTGCTGCGCCCATCCATACCCAGGACTGCCCACACTCGGCATTCGTGTGGTGCCAGGGGTGGAAGTGGTCGTCTACCCATACCGAATCAAAACCGATGTTCTCTGCTCTGACTGTCTGTTCAAGTGCTTCCCGTGGAGTAGAATTTTCCAGAGTTACACCGTAGCCAATCTTTGTCTCCATGTTAATTCCTCCTCTGACGGGGGGTATTGTCGGCATGGACAGTCACGTAAAGGTTCAAATACTCATTTGACGAAGTCTTTTTCTCAATCCTAGGGATGGAGTTGAGTTCTGATATTCACCCGGGAATTTGCAAGGTTTCAAGAGTGAAATTCGGATCTCCTCTGCCCATGTATACGGTAACGCCTTCCGTCAGTTTCTGTGCAGAATTCGTCCTACACACTTTGTTTGTCCACGTTTGTACCTTATTATCGTAGCTTTTATTGATGGTCAATAGGATTCTGGCGGTTTGTGTTGTGATTGCCCTTGTTCTCCTGAGAGTTGGGCTTTTTAGTAATCCTCGGGATTGAGCTGTGTAGAATCAGGCATGAGTCGGGAGCACGCCTCAGGCATACCGCATGAACATTGTTCTGGGGAGATCTTCTGGGTGTTGAGGGATCCTTGCTCCCTCTCAATCGCGACATGGCAGCGGGGAGATCATGAAGAGGGAGTTGTCGTCCCTGGCGCTCTTATCGTGAGAAATTACAGAATATTTTCCACGGCCAGAGATCTCTCTCGTCCAGGTACATTCTCCTGGCGACCTTTTGTTCTTGACTCGCCACTAGATTGATCCAGAGGAATTCTCCACATCTGTTTTCTGAGAGGTTACCGCTGCGCTCAGTTCCTCCGGGAGATTCATCATAAACGAGGCGATCTCCCCTGTCGGCAGTTTAAATACGAAGTGTGTGAGCCAGGGTGACGTTTCATTCCTGATATATTGCAGAGGGTGGCTAATCTCTGGAATTCCACTGATATTAACCCTGTTCAGCGTTTCACGCACGGTGTTGACCGGGCCGTCCGGAAATGTTTCAAAGAGTTTTTTCCCGATTATTTCTTCTTTTTTTATCTGTAATATAATTTCAAAGGCTTTGTTGACATCTTTGATGATGAAATCGTCTCCATCATCGACCGGTTGATATATCAGCACGCCGGTGCAGGTGCCATTAAAAAACGAGTGGTACCGCGACTCATTAAATTTGAGTTCTTTTTTTGCCATTCTATCTGCTGTAACATCTATGAAAAAGACAGCATACTCTCGGGCTTTATTTTCACTTGCGATGTGGGTGAATACTGCTTCGAAATACGCTCTGCCCGATCTGGAGGAAGACAGGACGTGCTTTCTTCGTAACAGTTCAAAATCACATACTAGATCTATTTTTTCGATTTCTCCGTGCATTGCTGCTTTTTTTACCTTTCCTTTCTGGCAGAAGAGATTGAATAGATTTGTATTTATCAAATCGTGATAATTTTCCACTCCTATTAGATTGAGGGATGCCGCATTTGCATTGATGATATTCCCCTCTTCATCGAAGAATAGGATGCCACTCGGAACTTTTTTAAAGATCGTCCGTAATTTTTCGTCGCTGACAAAAAGTGCCTCTTCGGTTTGTTTATATCGGGTGATATCCCGCAGACTGATCATGATATTTTGGTTTCCGTCAAGAGAAACTGTTGGAATAAATGTTATTGTATAAATCTGGCCGGTATTTTCATCAGTATGCTGGATCTCATTGAGGAACGTCTCTCCATGGGCCATTCTGTGAATATTTTTTTTGATTGAGAGGTCAGAGAAAATATCCAGTCTCATGTCAAAAATATTGTTGCCGATAAGTTCTCTCTTCCGTGTTATGTCGAATTTTGTAAAAAAACTTTTATTCGCCATGAGAATTCGTGCATTGGTGTCCATAACAACGATGATGTCGGCCGTATGATCAAACATGGACATTGTGGGGATTCTTTCTGAAATGGTATAGAGCCTTGATTTCCCATAGTGATCCATCGTCACCTGGCCGTTAAATCGCATGATCTCCAGATATTTGGAGACAGTGCTTCGATGCATCCCAAGATTTCTTGCAATTGCAGAAATAGATACCTTTTGTGGATTTTTTTCAATTAAATAGTCCCGAATAGTATTGAGTCTTTCCTGATATGTTTCCATCACAGAAAATCGTATTTACGTGGTGTATATAGATTTTGATCGTATTTGTTGCTCCACAGATGCTTTTCAGGGACCCTGGCGCTCCTCTCAGCGGAATGTCGACACAACGTAACGAATGGTTTCTCTTTGCAGGAAGTGCGTGGACTGACGTGCACAGGAGAGGTGCAAGAATGGGCTCCGTGCCTCCGAGCCGCTTGAAACCGCTCAATGTTGGGCCGGGAAGGCAGCATGGAAGATCCTGAAGAAAGGATTGCCGTCCTCCCTCTCTCTTCGTCGTGGGGGTCCGGGGGAGACCCCCGGGCAGGAGAAAACCGTTCGGTCTGGAACATGTGCTTCAATCCGGATGAATGATCAGATCGAAATTATTCGGGGATATGATCAGAGAGGGGTTCTGGTACCAGGTGTGTCCAGGGGCACGAGCGAAGACCTCCTGTGAAATCTTTTCATGCGGTATGTCTGAAGCATGCTTTCGGCTCATGCCCAATTCTACAGAGCCTAAATATTATCTCTTGAACGGGGGGGCAGGCTTGAAGTCTTTCCCTATCGTGATCCGGTCTGTCATAGACGGTTACCTCTCAGCCACACTCCTCTGTTCGAGAGGATAAAGATCTGGCAGGCCCCGTTCCTCTCCGGATGCTTCATTCCTATATCCTGATCCCGGAGCAGATCGGGACCTGACAAAACATTATATCTCACGGTGCGGCAGGGCGACCCATGCCGACTGACGTTGAGATGGTCCTCGCGGCCATCAGGGGAAGGCGGAGCATCAGGGCGTACGAGGAACGACCTCTCGACGAGGAGACCGTCACCGCGATCATCGACGCCGGGGTCCACGCCCCGACGGCCATGGGGCTCCAGCCATGGAGGTTTATCGTTGTCAGGGACCGCGGCCTGATGAAGCAGATCTCCGACTACTGCAAACCGGTCCTCCGCACCATGCTGGAGGGAGCCACCGACGAGACGTCAGTAGGGTTTTTGGCCCTCCTCTCCAGGGAGGACTTCGAGATCTTCTACGGCGCCCCGGTGCTCGTCCTCGTCCTCGGAAACGAGAAGAACCCGTACAGCACCTATGACTGCACCCTCTGCGCCGGGACCATGATGCTTGCCGCCCATGCGATGGGGATCGGGAGTTGCTGGATCGGTGCGGCCGGACCGGTCGCCGGCAGCCCTGAACTGATGAGGGCGCTGGAGGTACCGGCAGGCTATGAGATCATCGCCCCGTTGATCTTCGGTTATCCCGGAGAGCGTCCAGAGATGCCGGCGCGGATAAAGCCCATGGTCACCTGGCTCTGAGTAATAGGGGATGATGATGCCCCTTTTTTTGTAAAAAAAAAGTATTACTGGAGACCGAAGGACTGCAGGGTCACGTCGGGGTTGACCTCGCCGACATGATAGACGACGCCCTCGGAGATCTCGTTGATGACCACATCTGCCGGGGAGAAGAGCGACGTGTCGATCTTGTAGAAGTCGTAGCCCGCTTCCTTGAAGATCTCGTTGAAGGGCTTGCCGTAGCCCTGGGACGTATTGGACGGGATCTTCCCGAGGTAGTCCTTGATCTCCGGGGCATTCATGGTGAGGGCGATCTGGCCGTGGTAGATGGTGGCGTCGTTCGTGACACCCATCGCACGCTTGGCGCCGCGGACCGGCGGGACCGGGGCGGTGCCGAAACCGGCGACGATCTTCCTGGTGTCGAAGCCGAGTTCGTTCAGCTTGTAGACTGCGGTCTCCACGCAACGGCCGGCGACCTGGACCGAGCCGACGATGGAGGAGGTGGGGGCGACGATGGCGCAGGTGTTGGCGACGTCCACCTTGCACGCGTCGGCGATCGTCTGCATGACCTCGCCGTTCGGGAGGTGGTCGCTCTCCAGGCAGATCACGGCTGAGTCGCACTCGTCCTCGTATCCGATGACCTCATAGGTGTGCTTCGGCTTGAGGGAGAGGGCGCGGGCCGGGCCTGAACCCATCGCGAAGTAGTTGCCGACCTTGATCGTCCAGCCGGCCTTCTGGGCGCCGAGGCAGGAGACCGAGGGGAAGTCGGTGGAGACCTCGATGAAGGGCATCGGGATCCCCTTGATCTGTCCCATCGTGAGATTCACGTCGGCGAGGCCGCCCATGCAGATCTCGGTGAAGGTCCGGCCTGCCTGGTACCCGCCGGGAACGGAGACGCCTGCATCGACGATCCTGGCGCCGTTGTCAAGTTCATGGGACGCCGCGTTGTAATCATCGGGATATTCGAAAATGTCGTTGAAAATGTCAAGGGCCTGTTCATTCACGCTCAGCATGGAAATATCACCATTCACATAAACAACGCGGAGAGAATAGATAAGACTTGCCAATCGATCGCTCAGGCCAGGAGTTCGAGGACGCGTTGCGGCTCGTATCGCAGCGTGATAACACGCGTTCGGCCCCGTCCCTGCCTGTAATCGAGGTTGATCAGCCGCATCGCATCGAGCTTTTTGACGATCTCGTAGAAGCGGGTATAGCCGATTTTCATCACCTCTTTTGCACGGGTATAGACCTCTCCCGCGTTCATCTCTCTCCCTTCGCTGCTCATGCCTGCGATGGTCTTTAAGAGGACTTTTTCCTCGTCCTTCAGGGTCCGCAGGGTGAAGGAGAGGTGGAGGTACTTCGAGATCTGGTAGGCCAGGCAGATGTCGTCCTCCTCGATCTTCTTTCTCGCGTCCTTCTCGGCATTGAGGGCGGCACGCTTGAGGAGGTCGAGGCCGACCCGCAGGTCGCCGCTCTTCATCGTCTGCTCGACGACCAGGTCGAGCATCGCATCGGAGAGGACGCCGGGGTACAGGCCGCTCATCACCCTCTCGGTGAGGATGTGGCGGGCCTCGTCCGCGGAGTACGGGGGGAAATAGATCTCTGTCGGCCTGAAGACCGAGGCGACCCGCGGGTCCACCTCGCGCGAGAGGTCGACGTTCATATCGGAGATGATCGCGATCACGCCGATCCTGGTGCCCGGATAGGACTCGTGCGACCGGAGGAGGGCGTACAGTACCCGGTTGATCTCGTTCTCGTACAGGAGGTAGTTGGCGTCGTCGAGGGCGACGAGCAGGACGATCTCCTCCTTCTGGAGGATCCGGGCGACGGCGTCGAAGACCTGCTTGAAGGAGGTGCCGGAGGCAGGCGGCAGGTGGCCGGAGAGTTTCCGGTAGATCTGGGCGAAGACCGCGAACTTCGTGTTGTCGATCTCGCAGTTGACGTAGACGGGCACGAGTTTCTTGGTCTCGGCCTCGATCTCGGCGAAGAGTTTTCGCACGCTCGTCGTCTTGCCGGTGCCGGGCAGGCCCCTGCAGATCGTGTTCAGGGGCCGGCCGCCCCGCGCTCCCGGCCTGATCTGGAAGGCGAGTTCCCGCATCTGCGTCTCCCTGTGGTTGAACTGCTCCGGGACATAGTCGATCTCGAAGACCTCGGGGTCCCTGAAGAGTGTCTCATCCCACATGAGGAGATCCTTTGTCATCACCTATTTCCTCGATTTTTCTCTATTTATAGGCTGTAGATCTTTACTTTTACCCTCCCTCACTGGTGGTGAGTCAGGCGGTCCATACAGGCCTTGCAGAGCGTCTTGTTCAGGAAGAGGTTGCTCATCTGTTTCTGGGTCTTCGTGACGGGCTCGCCGCACTCTTCACAGGCGGCGGCCGCTGTCGGGGCCTGCGGCTGTTCGGGCTTTGGTGCCGGTGCGGCGGTAGGTTCTGGTTCCGGGGCAGCGACGGGCTGTGGTGCTGGTGCGGGTTCCGGGGCGGCGCCA from Methanofollis sp. encodes:
- a CDS encoding TIGR03557 family F420-dependent LLM class oxidoreductase; amino-acid sequence: METKIGYGVTLENSTPREALEQTVRAENIGFDSVWVDDHFHPWHHTNAECGQSWVWMGAALQATKKIFMSTCITCPILRYQPAIVAQAFATMRQMYPGRVGLAVGSGEAMNEVPVVGKWPSGAERRAMTVEAVEVMRKLWESDENVTFKGDYYSLDKAFLYTKPEDEVPLYFSGIGPIGSYVAGQHGDHLITVISPPDHLKNVTLPNFEKGARDAGKNPDEMERTMTLFYSIDPDYEKALDALDFWCGALAPAMVTYKVYDSREIEMHGNLMSREAKEASFVIATDPEDLIKKIEVYKDIGMNHFALSNSSPDVNYGIDVFKEIIPHLKD
- a CDS encoding PAS domain S-box protein, with product METYQERLNTIRDYLIEKNPQKVSISAIARNLGMHRSTVSKYLEIMRFNGQVTMDHYGKSRLYTISERIPTMSMFDHTADIIVVMDTNARILMANKSFFTKFDITRKRELIGNNIFDMRLDIFSDLSIKKNIHRMAHGETFLNEIQHTDENTGQIYTITFIPTVSLDGNQNIMISLRDITRYKQTEEALFVSDEKLRTIFKKVPSGILFFDEEGNIINANAASLNLIGVENYHDLINTNLFNLFCQKGKVKKAAMHGEIEKIDLVCDFELLRRKHVLSSSRSGRAYFEAVFTHIASENKAREYAVFFIDVTADRMAKKELKFNESRYHSFFNGTCTGVLIYQPVDDGDDFIIKDVNKAFEIILQIKKEEIIGKKLFETFPDGPVNTVRETLNRVNISGIPEISHPLQYIRNETSPWLTHFVFKLPTGEIASFMMNLPEELSAAVTSQKTDVENSSGSI
- a CDS encoding nitroreductase family protein — translated: MPTDVEMVLAAIRGRRSIRAYEERPLDEETVTAIIDAGVHAPTAMGLQPWRFIVVRDRGLMKQISDYCKPVLRTMLEGATDETSVGFLALLSREDFEIFYGAPVLVLVLGNEKNPYSTYDCTLCAGTMMLAAHAMGIGSCWIGAAGPVAGSPELMRALEVPAGYEIIAPLIFGYPGERPEMPARIKPMVTWL
- the mch gene encoding methenyltetrahydromethanopterin cyclohydrolase gives rise to the protein MLSVNEQALDIFNDIFEYPDDYNAASHELDNGARIVDAGVSVPGGYQAGRTFTEICMGGLADVNLTMGQIKGIPMPFIEVSTDFPSVSCLGAQKAGWTIKVGNYFAMGSGPARALSLKPKHTYEVIGYEDECDSAVICLESDHLPNGEVMQTIADACKVDVANTCAIVAPTSSIVGSVQVAGRCVETAVYKLNELGFDTRKIVAGFGTAPVPPVRGAKRAMGVTNDATIYHGQIALTMNAPEIKDYLGKIPSNTSQGYGKPFNEIFKEAGYDFYKIDTSLFSPADVVINEISEGVVYHVGEVNPDVTLQSFGLQ
- a CDS encoding ORC1-type DNA replication protein, with protein sequence MTKDLLMWDETLFRDPEVFEIDYVPEQFNHRETQMRELAFQIRPGARGGRPLNTICRGLPGTGKTTSVRKLFAEIEAETKKLVPVYVNCEIDNTKFAVFAQIYRKLSGHLPPASGTSFKQVFDAVARILQKEEIVLLVALDDANYLLYENEINRVLYALLRSHESYPGTRIGVIAIISDMNVDLSREVDPRVASVFRPTEIYFPPYSADEARHILTERVMSGLYPGVLSDAMLDLVVEQTMKSGDLRVGLDLLKRAALNAEKDARKKIEEDDICLAYQISKYLHLSFTLRTLKDEEKVLLKTIAGMSSEGREMNAGEVYTRAKEVMKIGYTRFYEIVKKLDAMRLINLDYRQGRGRTRVITLRYEPQRVLELLA